A genomic segment from Paenibacillus sp. FSL K6-1096 encodes:
- a CDS encoding S41 family peptidase — protein MKSAKIISAVLSGCMALSIAWAPAASAAEASEATKAEASKTDIINEIMQYLEYYNVEGVDQNTLIRGAIDGMVNTLDDPYSQYFDREEAAAFGHQVDLEYVGIGVRLMSTAKELYIEEVMSGSPAEKAGLKRGDSILKINGVRVADLEGDELSGQAGTKVSLLIQRNGANKSYTITRSEIATTSVTSKIIGPKIAYIAINGFTQTADEEFSAALDKMRSAGMKSLVLDLRDNTGGYMDSAQNIVSKFMDAGIMMYTSDQTGALKPVTITNGSKIGVPVVVLTNEYTASASEALTGALRDNKLATIVGTRSYGKARIQSLIPMSDGGELKLTTMKYLTPNKEDFNHIGLAPDIEVKGKTAQLITALQIAGMTSITLSGDHHILDINGSAFAGNVGLIKQGDKVYAASRVLSALVENEVSWDAKNKKVLLTAGAGTVAGFSLASKDALYQDGETFIELNAFKKKFPQLVWSYDGAQKQVKLSVK, from the coding sequence ATGAAATCAGCCAAAATCATCAGCGCAGTCCTCAGCGGCTGTATGGCCTTATCCATCGCCTGGGCTCCTGCCGCTTCAGCGGCGGAAGCGTCCGAAGCAACCAAAGCGGAAGCCTCCAAAACCGATATCATCAATGAAATTATGCAATATCTTGAGTATTACAATGTGGAGGGCGTTGACCAGAATACGCTGATTCGCGGTGCTATTGACGGTATGGTGAACACGCTGGATGATCCGTACAGCCAATATTTCGACCGTGAGGAGGCCGCGGCCTTCGGCCATCAGGTGGACCTTGAATATGTCGGTATCGGCGTCCGGCTCATGTCAACGGCCAAAGAGCTCTACATCGAAGAGGTGATGAGCGGCTCACCGGCCGAGAAGGCCGGGCTGAAGCGCGGCGACTCTATCCTCAAGATCAACGGGGTACGGGTGGCCGATCTGGAAGGCGATGAGCTGAGCGGCCAAGCGGGCACCAAGGTGTCCCTGCTGATCCAGCGCAACGGGGCTAACAAGTCCTATACCATCACCCGCAGCGAAATCGCCACCACCTCGGTAACGAGCAAAATCATCGGCCCCAAAATCGCCTATATCGCCATCAACGGCTTCACGCAGACCGCCGACGAGGAATTCTCCGCAGCGCTGGATAAGATGCGTTCCGCGGGTATGAAATCTCTGGTGCTGGATCTGCGTGACAATACGGGCGGTTATATGGACAGTGCCCAGAATATTGTCTCCAAGTTCATGGATGCCGGGATTATGATGTATACCTCCGATCAGACCGGCGCCTTGAAGCCTGTAACGATCACTAACGGGAGCAAAATCGGCGTTCCGGTGGTCGTCCTGACCAATGAATATACCGCCAGCGCCTCCGAAGCCCTGACCGGTGCCCTGCGTGACAACAAGCTGGCAACCATTGTCGGCACACGCTCATACGGCAAGGCGCGGATTCAGAGTCTGATTCCGATGTCGGATGGCGGCGAGCTGAAGCTGACCACGATGAAGTATCTGACTCCGAACAAAGAGGACTTCAACCATATCGGGCTGGCGCCTGACATCGAGGTTAAGGGCAAAACCGCCCAGCTGATCACCGCCCTGCAGATTGCCGGCATGACCAGCATCACCCTCTCGGGTGACCATCATATTCTTGATATCAACGGCTCCGCTTTTGCCGGGAATGTCGGACTGATCAAGCAGGGAGATAAGGTGTATGCCGCCTCCCGCGTGCTGTCTGCCCTGGTGGAGAACGAGGTCTCCTGGGATGCCAAGAACAAGAAGGTGCTGCTCACCGCAGGAGCCGGCACCGTAGCCGGGTTCTCGCTGGCTTCCAAGGATGCGCTGTACCAGGACGGCGAGACCTTCATCGAGCTGAACGCCTTCAAGAAGAAGTTCCCGCAGCTGGTGTGGAGCTATGACGGGGCACAGAAGCAAGTGAAGTTGTCGGTAAAATAA
- the ylbJ gene encoding sporulation integral membrane protein YlbJ, which produces MILNKHAGLLLGGVVAGCMMLMLIHPMGSLDAALRGLAVWWDVLFPSLFPFFVISEIMLGFGIVHLFGALLDPLMRPLFNIPGSGGFVAAMGYVSGYPVGAKLTAKLREQNMISRVEGERLVAFTTSSDPIFLLGAVSVGFFHDASLGLVLALAHYGSGLIVGLLMAFHGRSGSGDPDGDATLPAASAPTGGPGHGRLRTALNAMAEARRSDGRTLGELLKSAVASSLQLIIVVGGLVVFFNVLMELLAQAGVMSALFSMTGGLLSLAGFPQELSAALVSGLFEVTLGARSAGEAAGGIPLQFKAAAAAFILSWGGLSVHAQVASILNGTGLRYIPFMLARLVHALLATGLLLLLWKPVTGSGLAAWSALPAAYGLAAPQTAWISSLRLFGLLLAILLVLSGLILTLGRLRRLLVRR; this is translated from the coding sequence ATGATTCTGAACAAACATGCCGGTCTGCTGCTGGGGGGCGTAGTGGCCGGCTGTATGATGCTGATGCTGATTCACCCCATGGGCTCGCTGGATGCGGCGCTGCGCGGGCTTGCCGTCTGGTGGGACGTGCTGTTCCCCTCGCTGTTTCCGTTCTTCGTCATTTCAGAAATAATGCTGGGCTTCGGCATAGTCCATCTCTTCGGCGCGCTGCTAGATCCGCTGATGCGTCCGCTCTTCAATATACCCGGCAGCGGCGGGTTCGTCGCTGCCATGGGATATGTATCAGGATACCCCGTCGGCGCCAAATTAACCGCCAAGCTGCGCGAGCAGAACATGATCAGCCGCGTGGAGGGCGAGCGGCTTGTTGCCTTCACGACTTCTTCGGACCCGATTTTTCTGCTGGGCGCGGTATCGGTCGGCTTCTTTCATGATGCTTCGCTGGGGCTGGTGCTTGCCCTGGCCCACTACGGAAGCGGGCTGATTGTCGGCTTGCTGATGGCCTTCCATGGACGGAGCGGGTCAGGGGACCCGGACGGGGATGCCACTCTTCCAGCTGCTTCTGCTCCCACCGGGGGGCCTGGTCACGGAAGGCTGCGCACGGCGCTGAATGCGATGGCCGAAGCCCGCCGCAGTGACGGCAGGACGCTGGGAGAGCTGCTGAAGAGCGCCGTTGCCTCCTCCCTCCAGCTTATTATTGTGGTCGGCGGCCTGGTTGTCTTCTTCAATGTACTGATGGAGCTGCTCGCCCAAGCCGGTGTCATGTCCGCGCTGTTCAGCATGACCGGCGGGCTGCTCTCGCTGGCCGGCTTCCCGCAGGAACTCTCTGCCGCCCTGGTCAGCGGGCTGTTCGAGGTCACCCTCGGCGCGCGGTCGGCCGGGGAAGCGGCCGGAGGCATCCCCCTGCAGTTCAAGGCCGCAGCCGCAGCGTTCATTCTCTCCTGGGGCGGATTATCCGTCCATGCCCAGGTCGCCAGTATTCTGAACGGCACCGGCCTGCGGTATATTCCGTTCATGCTCGCCCGGCTCGTTCATGCCCTGCTCGCTACAGGCCTGCTGCTGCTGCTGTGGAAGCCTGTCACCGGCTCCGGCCTCGCCGCCTGGAGCGCGCTTCCTGCCGCCTACGGGCTGGCCGCGCCGCAGACCGCCTGGATCAGCAGCCTTCGCCTCTTCGGCCTGCTGCTGGCTATTCTGCTGGTTCTGTCCGGCCTGATCCTCACGCTCGGCAGGCTGCGGCGTCTGCTGGTCCGCCGGTAA
- a CDS encoding copper amine oxidase N-terminal domain-containing protein, whose translation MKKLLSLLGISLLALVLAVPAFAADKPIQVYINGSSLTFAAGAPYLKNNTVLVPFRAIFERLGLKVLWEAQTGTVTGTGPDLNIRLKVGSKRASINGTVKQLTVAPVSSAGTTYIPLRFIAEATGGTAVWEASSRSVKITVPQSSSAMEQEVQALIHLSNKYYNEEQAQSFYSLTDEPDTAEAVAHMKSQFELYDLRNTIDSLKILSLTGNSATVHTVERSVRTGGRYAPDEQYEYLYTLVYKNGNWRISSMELQDSTVLLTREQGMKPVEAPQNDAAAIKNTVSAYYQNMTAKNVAGTMAVMTSFGEEYDTASKEELEDFFANYGLGYSLASANIYYYASGEAAVYTEVTISDSESEETYNQSLIFLLSQSGSGSWTIDDTYHISFDSE comes from the coding sequence TTGAAGAAATTGTTGTCCCTGCTGGGCATCAGCCTGCTGGCCCTGGTGTTGGCCGTTCCGGCTTTTGCAGCAGACAAGCCCATTCAAGTCTATATTAACGGCAGCAGCCTCACCTTTGCAGCCGGAGCTCCCTATCTGAAGAACAATACGGTGCTTGTGCCGTTCCGGGCGATTTTTGAGAGGCTCGGGCTTAAGGTGCTGTGGGAGGCCCAGACGGGTACGGTCACCGGCACCGGCCCTGATCTGAATATCCGCCTGAAGGTTGGCAGCAAGCGTGCCAGCATCAACGGAACCGTCAAGCAGCTTACGGTTGCACCGGTCTCCTCAGCCGGTACGACTTACATACCGCTACGTTTCATTGCGGAAGCCACCGGAGGTACAGCGGTCTGGGAAGCCTCCAGCCGGAGCGTGAAGATTACCGTGCCGCAGTCCTCATCCGCGATGGAGCAGGAGGTCCAGGCACTCATCCATTTATCCAACAAGTACTACAATGAAGAACAGGCACAGAGCTTCTATTCGCTCACCGATGAACCGGACACTGCGGAAGCAGTAGCCCATATGAAGTCCCAGTTCGAGCTGTATGATCTACGCAATACGATCGACAGCCTGAAGATCCTTAGTCTTACCGGCAATTCAGCTACCGTTCACACGGTGGAACGATCCGTACGGACCGGCGGACGCTATGCCCCGGACGAGCAGTATGAGTATTTGTACACGCTGGTGTACAAGAACGGCAACTGGAGAATCTCCAGCATGGAGCTGCAGGATTCCACGGTCCTTCTAACCCGCGAGCAAGGGATGAAGCCGGTGGAGGCTCCCCAGAATGATGCCGCAGCGATTAAGAATACGGTGAGCGCGTACTACCAGAACATGACCGCCAAGAATGTGGCAGGCACTATGGCCGTGATGACCTCTTTTGGCGAGGAATATGATACGGCCAGCAAGGAAGAGCTGGAGGACTTTTTTGCAAACTACGGCCTTGGCTATTCCCTGGCTTCCGCGAATATCTACTACTATGCATCCGGCGAAGCGGCAGTCTATACTGAGGTCACCATCAGCGACAGTGAGTCGGAGGAGACCTACAACCAGTCCCTGATCTTCCTGTTGTCCCAGTCCGGCAGCGGGTCCTGGACCATCGATGATACGTATCATATCAGCTTCGATTCGGAGTAA
- a CDS encoding aldose 1-epimerase → MKQVTKGQWNGYDTYILHSRELEVTLLPRLGNNVISLWDNIKERQILRQPDESDLDAYLQKPYHFGIPLLVPPGRIRGGQFEFRGTSYRFDRNAGDHHIHGLHRTQSWCVSDIEEDEDGCAVTTEFITSDDPGWIRQFPQPLKLEMTFRLQDARLRQTLKVTHLGSAPVPFGAGYHTWFMLDGTPGRWNVTLPAESVCELNEELLSSGRLLPLGELGSLHSGLNLQGKNLDTVLHLAEQQPAEAVLMRDDGYGLRYSADRNLFGHWILYTKGEADQFLCIEPLTWLPDAPNLPQDASLTGLITLEPDQTIVLDSSLQIIYPE, encoded by the coding sequence ATGAAACAGGTGACCAAAGGGCAGTGGAACGGTTATGATACGTATATTTTGCATAGCCGGGAACTCGAAGTCACGCTTCTGCCCCGGCTGGGCAACAACGTAATCTCGTTATGGGACAACATCAAGGAGCGGCAAATTCTCCGCCAGCCGGATGAGAGCGATCTGGACGCTTATCTGCAGAAGCCTTATCATTTCGGCATTCCCCTCCTTGTACCGCCTGGGCGCATACGCGGCGGGCAATTCGAGTTCAGAGGCACAAGCTACCGGTTCGACCGCAACGCGGGAGACCACCATATTCACGGGCTGCACCGCACCCAGTCCTGGTGCGTCAGCGATATCGAAGAAGACGAGGACGGCTGCGCGGTAACGACGGAATTCATAACCTCTGATGACCCCGGGTGGATCAGGCAGTTCCCGCAGCCGCTGAAGCTAGAGATGACCTTCCGCCTTCAGGATGCCCGGCTCCGGCAGACCCTGAAGGTCACCCACCTCGGCAGCGCACCCGTACCGTTCGGCGCGGGCTATCATACATGGTTCATGCTTGACGGCACACCCGGACGCTGGAACGTTACGCTTCCGGCCGAGTCGGTCTGCGAGCTGAATGAAGAGCTGCTCTCCAGCGGGCGCTTGCTTCCTCTAGGTGAATTAGGCAGCCTTCACAGCGGACTGAACCTGCAAGGCAAGAATCTTGACACCGTCCTGCACCTGGCAGAGCAGCAGCCAGCCGAGGCTGTGCTGATGCGCGACGACGGCTACGGGCTGCGGTATTCGGCTGACCGGAATCTTTTTGGCCACTGGATTCTGTATACCAAGGGAGAGGCAGACCAGTTCCTGTGCATTGAACCGCTGACCTGGCTTCCGGATGCCCCCAACCTTCCGCAGGATGCTTCCCTTACCGGGCTGATTACCCTTGAGCCGGACCAGACGATTGTGCTGGACAGCTCCTTGCAGATCATTTATCCGGAGTAG
- a CDS encoding NAD kinase: protein MRYYVLDRGDELSIQLAEQFHKLAAGRNLELDAKSPEIVISIGGDGTMLHAFHTFIDQIPNLAFVGVHTGHLGFYADWQAEELPKLIDYMCGEVGPHQPRIVKYPLLELEIHKQSGSSSHIALNEFTLKGVDGTVVIQVDINDVTFEMFRGDGLCVSTPSGSTAYNKSLGGAMVHPSIEALQIAEIASINNRVFRTMGSPLLLPKHHHCDIFSRKDQRLLLTIDHNNIPVDDLISVRAQVSTKKISFARYRPFPFWNRVREAFLV, encoded by the coding sequence TTGAGATACTATGTTCTGGACCGCGGAGATGAATTGTCCATTCAACTGGCGGAGCAATTTCACAAGCTGGCGGCCGGCCGGAATCTGGAGCTGGATGCCAAGTCTCCCGAAATCGTGATCTCGATCGGCGGTGACGGCACAATGCTGCACGCCTTCCACACGTTTATCGACCAGATCCCGAACCTGGCTTTTGTCGGCGTGCATACCGGCCATTTGGGCTTCTATGCGGACTGGCAGGCCGAAGAGCTGCCGAAGCTGATTGATTATATGTGCGGTGAAGTAGGCCCGCACCAGCCGCGAATCGTGAAGTATCCGCTGCTGGAACTGGAGATCCACAAGCAGTCCGGCTCAAGCTCCCATATTGCGCTGAATGAGTTCACCCTGAAGGGCGTAGACGGAACTGTCGTCATTCAGGTGGATATCAACGATGTTACCTTCGAGATGTTCCGCGGGGACGGGCTGTGTGTCTCCACCCCTTCCGGCAGCACCGCCTACAACAAAAGTCTGGGCGGCGCTATGGTGCACCCTTCGATCGAAGCGCTGCAGATTGCCGAAATTGCCTCGATCAACAACCGGGTATTCCGGACGATGGGCTCTCCGCTGCTGCTGCCGAAGCATCATCACTGCGACATCTTCTCGCGCAAGGACCAGCGGCTGCTGCTGACCATTGACCATAATAATATTCCTGTGGATGATCTGATCTCGGTACGCGCCCAGGTCTCCACCAAGAAAATCAGCTTCGCCCGCTACCGACCCTTCCCCTTCTGGAACCGTGTCCGTGAGGCCTTTCTGGTCTGA
- a CDS encoding DUF2225 domain-containing protein: MPELIPLYSIKVTCCNCEQEFSTSRVRPSLKKAIRRDADFCSYYKAENPDYYVVRVCPKCGFASTENSADKLADWQRKSFEAQVGRRWQPRDFGEKRNWEEALETYKLALICAQSINDKERIIASLLHHIAWLYRYQGNTVQEQRFLRYSLDEYVKVFENDSSGGNDARLMYLIGELNRRIGEFPAAVRWFSRVVNDQRIVDAAMIRASREQWAILREQMRGEDTDPDGLHSVT; the protein is encoded by the coding sequence GTGCCGGAATTAATCCCGCTCTACTCAATTAAGGTTACCTGCTGTAACTGTGAACAGGAATTCTCCACCTCAAGAGTCCGTCCCAGCCTCAAAAAAGCCATCCGCCGCGATGCGGACTTCTGCTCCTATTACAAGGCGGAGAATCCCGATTACTATGTCGTCCGGGTCTGCCCCAAATGCGGCTTCGCCTCCACGGAGAATTCGGCGGACAAGCTGGCGGACTGGCAGCGCAAGTCCTTCGAGGCCCAGGTCGGCAGACGCTGGCAGCCCCGCGACTTCGGGGAAAAGCGCAACTGGGAGGAGGCTCTGGAGACCTATAAGCTCGCCCTGATCTGTGCCCAGAGCATCAATGACAAGGAGCGGATTATCGCCAGCCTGCTCCATCATATTGCCTGGCTGTACCGGTATCAGGGGAATACGGTGCAGGAGCAGCGGTTCCTCCGCTATTCCCTGGATGAATACGTGAAGGTGTTCGAGAATGATTCGTCCGGCGGCAATGATGCCCGCCTGATGTATCTGATCGGGGAATTGAACCGGCGGATCGGCGAATTCCCTGCTGCGGTGCGCTGGTTCTCCCGGGTGGTCAACGACCAGCGGATTGTAGACGCGGCGATGATCCGCGCTTCCCGCGAGCAGTGGGCGATTCTGCGGGAGCAGATGCGCGGGGAGGATACTGATCCGGACGGGCTGCATTCCGTTACATAG
- a CDS encoding M3 family oligoendopeptidase yields the protein MKQPLSLTWELDSIFAGGSASQQFESFLSQLASDIEKLRGQVAAAAAPADVDGTRQLDSVIELLQSCAGRLTQAAEFTGCLGAQNQLDKGAVRLSSKVMGLRAGFEGISSAFDNVLRETPDDVWAGWMARPEIAQLSFVLGESRDQAREKMSPELESLALELAVDGYHGWSEHYETIVGEIKIPFEDEEGQKLLSAGQAFNKLSDEDPEVRRTMFRKWEEAWGGAADYCADTLNHLAGFRLKLYKGRGWEDVLKEPLSINRMSRETLDVMWDVITKNKPALVSYLKRKAELLGLESLAWADVEAPVGKSSGKIPYDQAAADIVTQFRKFSPKLADFAEHAFDNNWIEVEDRPAKRPGGFCVSFPESKESRIFMTYSGTPSNVSTLAHELGHAYHSFLLDDQPYFNQNYAMNVAETASTFAEVIVADAQVKSADSAEEKLALLEAKIQNSVAFFMNIHARFLFETRFYEQRKAGLVSSEELSRLMVEAQKEAFCGVLSEYHPHFWASKLHFYITDVPFYNFPYTVGYMFSTGLYRLALQEGASFADKYDSLLQDTGVMTLEQLVSKHLGVDLTLPDFWQGAADLITADINEFLKMTEQHA from the coding sequence ATGAAACAACCGTTATCGCTGACATGGGAGCTGGATTCGATTTTTGCGGGAGGCTCCGCCTCGCAGCAGTTCGAGAGCTTCCTGAGCCAGCTTGCGTCCGATATTGAGAAGCTGCGCGGACAGGTGGCTGCGGCAGCCGCCCCTGCGGATGTGGACGGGACCCGGCAGCTGGACAGCGTGATTGAGCTGCTGCAGAGCTGTGCGGGACGCCTTACACAAGCAGCGGAGTTCACCGGCTGTCTGGGTGCCCAGAATCAGCTCGACAAGGGGGCGGTCCGGCTGTCGTCCAAGGTGATGGGGCTGCGTGCAGGCTTTGAGGGCATCAGCTCTGCCTTCGACAACGTGCTGCGGGAGACACCGGATGACGTATGGGCCGGATGGATGGCCCGTCCGGAGATTGCGCAGCTCAGCTTCGTCCTCGGCGAGAGCCGGGATCAGGCCCGGGAGAAGATGAGCCCGGAGCTGGAGAGCCTGGCGCTTGAGCTGGCTGTCGACGGCTACCATGGCTGGAGCGAGCATTACGAGACGATTGTCGGCGAGATCAAGATTCCTTTTGAAGATGAAGAAGGCCAGAAGCTGCTGTCCGCCGGGCAGGCCTTTAACAAGCTCTCCGATGAGGACCCTGAGGTCCGCCGCACGATGTTCCGCAAATGGGAAGAGGCCTGGGGCGGTGCCGCTGACTATTGCGCAGACACCCTGAACCATCTGGCCGGCTTCCGCCTGAAGCTGTACAAGGGCCGGGGCTGGGAGGATGTGCTGAAGGAGCCGCTCAGCATCAACCGGATGTCGCGCGAGACGCTTGATGTCATGTGGGATGTGATTACGAAGAATAAGCCGGCGCTGGTATCCTACCTGAAGCGCAAGGCGGAGCTGCTGGGCCTGGAATCGCTCGCCTGGGCTGATGTTGAAGCCCCTGTCGGCAAGTCCTCCGGCAAAATCCCTTACGATCAGGCAGCAGCCGACATCGTGACCCAGTTCCGCAAATTCAGTCCGAAGCTGGCGGATTTCGCCGAACATGCCTTCGACAATAACTGGATTGAGGTCGAAGACCGTCCGGCCAAGCGTCCAGGTGGCTTCTGTGTATCGTTCCCGGAGAGCAAGGAATCGCGCATCTTCATGACTTACAGCGGCACTCCGTCCAATGTGTCCACGCTTGCGCATGAGCTGGGCCACGCCTATCACTCCTTCCTGCTGGACGATCAGCCGTACTTCAACCAGAATTATGCGATGAATGTGGCCGAGACGGCTTCGACGTTCGCGGAGGTCATTGTCGCCGATGCGCAGGTGAAATCGGCAGACAGCGCCGAAGAGAAGCTGGCTCTGCTGGAAGCGAAGATCCAGAACAGCGTGGCCTTCTTCATGAATATTCATGCCCGCTTCCTGTTCGAGACCCGCTTCTACGAGCAGCGCAAGGCCGGGCTGGTCAGCAGCGAGGAGCTGTCCCGTCTGATGGTGGAAGCACAGAAGGAGGCCTTCTGCGGGGTTCTCTCGGAGTACCACCCGCATTTCTGGGCCTCCAAGCTGCATTTCTATATCACGGATGTGCCGTTCTATAACTTCCCGTACACCGTCGGGTATATGTTCAGCACCGGCTTGTACCGGCTTGCTCTGCAGGAAGGCGCCTCCTTTGCCGATAAATATGACAGCCTGCTGCAGGATACCGGGGTCATGACGCTGGAGCAGCTGGTGTCGAAGCATCTGGGTGTTGATCTGACACTGCCTGATTTCTGGCAGGGGGCAGCCGACCTGATTACAGCCGATATTAATGAGTTCCTGAAGATGACGGAACAGCACGCTTAA
- a CDS encoding alpha/beta-type small acid-soluble spore protein yields the protein MGQGQQGRGSRSNNLVVPQANAALQQLKYEAAQELGVTIPADGYYGNYTSRETGSLGGYITKRLVQLAEQQLSGRS from the coding sequence ATGGGTCAAGGTCAACAAGGTCGTGGTAGCCGTTCCAACAACCTGGTCGTTCCTCAGGCAAATGCAGCGCTGCAGCAGCTGAAATATGAAGCAGCTCAAGAGCTTGGAGTAACGATTCCGGCAGACGGTTATTATGGTAACTATACTTCCCGCGAAACTGGTTCTTTGGGAGGATATATCACCAAACGTCTGGTACAACTGGCAGAGCAGCAGCTCTCCGGTCGTTCGTAG
- a CDS encoding YycC family protein, with product MKPLQISPETAVTLSKQLGVPLEHLMHMPQHILLQKIAELSKKTASEPDEGSSSPGGQEQQ from the coding sequence GTGAAGCCACTGCAAATCTCGCCGGAGACGGCGGTTACCTTATCGAAGCAACTCGGCGTTCCGCTGGAGCACCTGATGCATATGCCCCAGCATATTTTGCTGCAAAAGATTGCTGAACTATCCAAGAAGACAGCCAGCGAGCCGGACGAAGGCAGCAGCTCCCCGGGCGGGCAGGAGCAGCAATGA
- a CDS encoding globin codes for MNPNASLYDNLGGAEGVHRLVTVFYAKVQLHPQLGPLFPEDITPVLEKQYQFLSQFFGGPALYSEQHGHPMMRARHMHVPITPERADDWLGCMKEALEETGVDEPLRSFVLSRLAGPAHHFVNMPQE; via the coding sequence ATGAATCCGAATGCAAGCCTGTATGACAATCTGGGAGGTGCTGAGGGAGTCCATCGCCTGGTTACTGTGTTCTACGCCAAGGTGCAGCTTCACCCCCAGCTCGGCCCGTTATTCCCGGAAGATATTACTCCAGTGCTGGAGAAGCAATATCAGTTCCTGAGCCAGTTCTTCGGCGGCCCTGCACTCTATTCGGAGCAGCACGGCCATCCGATGATGCGGGCCAGGCATATGCATGTGCCGATTACGCCTGAGAGGGCGGATGATTGGCTCGGCTGTATGAAGGAAGCGCTCGAAGAGACCGGGGTGGATGAGCCCCTGCGCTCGTTCGTGCTCAGCCGGCTGGCGGGTCCTGCACATCATTTTGTCAATATGCCCCAAGAATAA
- a CDS encoding O-methyltransferase: MVVKTEHLSLARQIDLVFHELQEELSGLNSGTVFVQIRNNIIGKFGIRHHPLAGRSGSFSAEQGGLTPVQQSSFRVMALESLKYKKRWTHGEISYEFAVRQGMIVVDATLESNYNMANLLIRSPRSRGDVSGQSIG, translated from the coding sequence ATGGTTGTGAAGACGGAACATTTATCGCTGGCGAGACAGATCGATCTCGTGTTTCACGAGCTGCAGGAGGAATTGTCAGGACTGAATTCAGGGACCGTATTTGTACAGATCAGGAACAATATCATCGGCAAATTCGGCATCCGCCATCATCCGCTTGCCGGACGCAGCGGCAGCTTCTCCGCAGAGCAGGGAGGGCTGACCCCGGTGCAGCAATCCTCTTTCCGGGTTATGGCTCTGGAGAGCCTGAAGTACAAGAAAAGGTGGACCCACGGCGAGATCAGCTACGAATTTGCCGTCCGCCAGGGGATGATCGTGGTGGACGCCACGCTGGAATCCAATTACAACATGGCCAATCTGCTGATCCGCAGCCCGCGCAGCAGGGGGGATGTCTCCGGCCAGTCCATCGGGTAA